One genomic region from Rosa rugosa chromosome 1, drRosRugo1.1, whole genome shotgun sequence encodes:
- the LOC133725275 gene encoding putative disease resistance protein RGA3, with protein sequence MEFASSIADDVLGRLASHASQQISLAWGAQLKLSKLNNTLSAIKLVLEDAEKKQVRNPLITRWLGNLKDVCHDVDDVLDELDFQKLRLKVEVDNCGKIKGKVRQFFSRWNPVVFNFKMGHKVKEIRERLVEIDNEKRQFALLQFAKIAEDPRAPHQVHVDRRMTTSKVEASNVIGRDDDKKQIIKHLLNDTDFSSEENVSVVSIIGLGGLGKTTLAKLVYNDSMVEENFETKMWICVSDNFDIQTLIRGITNAANGPKYEDESLDLMERKLQDTLRGKKFLLVLDDIWDTESIGVTIEKWIDLKTLLNVGANGSKIIITTRNKSVALLVSPLYMHSLECLSHKDCMSLFIQRAFKRGEEQRYQHLIEIGEDIVKKCGGVPLAVATVGSMLYLNTEKHHWLHVRDDDMWSIGNDNILPALKLSYDALPQHLKQCFAFCSLFPKDYQFNSGFLVPLWIAQGYLKTCKKNEDFEHMGIEYIRQFCSRSLFQVEFDVKTAIVFKIHDLVHDLAISVAQVEYSTVNFRPSRALKMFRHVSISKKDLLGEEAQVLYFMLKSKKLRTILVLEDAQMNQCFVKTCISRFKCLRMLDLRWSALEELPSSIGSLFHLRFLNLSENRKIKRLPNSISKLLNLETLHLRKCNALEEIPKDIGNLINLRSLVITTQQTYLPKGIRRLTLLRDLYFVGCVNLKSLGEEIQFLNNLRKLLICSCNNLESLPPNMKHMTALDTLAVMDCEKLQVIMRSGEGPRRLRSLGIGNSSLEALPPWLEDSTDTLQSIYIYGCDNLTALPELIKFRFLEQLHIGECSKLSALPQGLHCLTELRGLTISGCPELSKSCKRQLKGGEWSKMARQVKITLDADDEEDEADSRLADGRIVYLTTRSR encoded by the coding sequence atgGAGTTTGCCAGCAGCATTGCAGATGACGTCTTGGGTAGGCTAGCTTCACATGCTTCCCAACAGATCTCCTTGGCATGGGGTGCCCAACTTAAGCTCAGCAAGCTCAACAACACCTTATCTGCCATCAAACTAGTGCTCGAGGATGCAGAGAAGAAGCAAGTGAGAAATCCCCTAATCACTCGTTGGTTAGGAAATCTCAAAGATGTTTGTCATGACGTTGATGATGTCTTGGACGAACTAGACTTCCAAAAGTTGCGGTTGAAAGTGGAGGTCGACAACTGTGGGAAGATCAAAGGAAAGGTACGCCAATTTTTTTCCCGATGGAATCCAGTAGTGTTTAACTTCAAAATGGGACATAAAGTGAAAGAGATTAGAGAAAGACTAGTTGAAATTGATAAtgaaaagagacagtttgctcTCCTTCAGTTTGCTAAGATAGCCGAAGATCCTCGTGCGCCCCATCAAGTGCACGTTGACAGGAGGATGACTACCTCTAAAGTCGAGGCTTCAAATGTTATTGGAAGAGATGATGATAAAAAACAGATTATCAAGCATCTCTTGAATGACACTGATTTCTCCAGTGAGGAGAATGTTTCTGTTGTTTCCATAATTGGGTTAGGAGGATTAGGGAAAACAACACTTGCTAAATTGGTGTACAATGATAGCATGGTAGAAGAAAATTTTGAGAcaaagatgtggatatgcgtcTCAGACAACTTTGATATTCAAACATTAATTCGAGGTATTACTAATGCTGCAAATGGACCAAAATATGAGGATGAAAGTTTGGATCttatggaaagaaaattgcAAGATACTCTTAGAGGTAAAAAATTTTTATTGGTGTTGGACGATATCTGGGATACAGAGTCGATTGGAGTAACAATTGAAAAATGGATTGATTTAAAAACTTTGTTAAATGTGGGAGCTAATGGAAGCAAAATCATTATAACAACACGAAATAAATCAGTTGCTTTACTTGTGAGTCCCTTATACATGCATTCTTTAGAATGTCTTTCCCACAAAGATTGCATGTCCTTGTTCATCCAAAGGGCATTTAAAAGAGGAGAGGAGCAGCGCTATCAACATTTGATAGAAATTGGAGAGGATATTGTGAAAAAGTGTGGAGGAGTTCCTTTAGCAGTAGCTACTGTAGGGAGTATGCTCTATTTGAATACAGAGAAACACCATTGGCTGCATGTCAGAGATGATGACATGTGGAGTATAGGGAATGACAATATTTTACCTGCACTCAAATTGAGCTATGATGCACTGCCACAACACTTGAAACAGTGTTTTGCATTTTGTTCACTTTTCCCAAAGGATTATCAATTCAACAGTGGCTTCTTGGTTCCACTATGGATAGCACAAGGATACCTCAAAACATGtaagaaaaatgaagattttGAACATATGGGTATAGAGTATATAAGGCAGTTTTGCTCTAGATCTTTGTTTCAAGTCGAGTTTGATGTCAAAACAGCCATAGTTTTTAAAATACATGATCTAGTTCATGATTTAGCAATTTCAGTGGCACAAGTAGAGTACTCCACCGTCAATTTCCGTCCCTCTAGAGCTTTGAAAATGTTTCGACATGTGTCAATATCAAAAAAAGACCTGCTTGGAGAAGAGGCACAAGTTCTCTATTTCATGCTCAAGTCAAAGAAATTGCGAACCATTCTAGTTCTTGAAGATGCCCAGATGAACCAATGTTTTGTGAAGACATGCATCTCGAGATTCAAATGTTTGCGGATGCTAGATCTCCGTTGGTCGGCTCTTGAGGAGTTACCAAGTTCCATTGGTAGTCTGTTTCATTTGAGATTTCTCAACTTGTCTGAAAATAGGAAGATAAAAAGGCTTCCCAATTCCATCAGTAAGCTGCTGAATTTGGAGACCTTGCACCTTCGCAAGTGCAACGCACTTGAGGAGATACCCAAAGACATAGGAAACCTGATTAATCTCCGAAGCTTGGTGATAACTACACAACAGACGTATTTGCCAAAAGGAATTAGACGCCTCACCTTACTTCGAGATTTATATTTTGTTGGATGTGTCAATCTTAAATCTTTGGGCGAAGAGATCCAATTCCTCAACAACCTTCGTAAACTGCTGATTTGTAGTTGTAATAATTTGGAATCCTTGCCACCAAATATGAAACACATGACTGCTTTAGATACTTTGGCTGTAATGGATTGTGAGAAGCTTCAGGTGATAATGAGATCTGGGGAAGGTCCTCGACGTCTTCGATCATTGGGTATCGGGAATTCAAGTTTGGAGGCTTTGCCCCCTTGGCTTGAAGATTCTACAGACACTCTACAGagtatatatatttatggatGTGATAATCTCACGGCACTTCCGGAGTTGATAAAGTTCAGATTCCTCGAGCAACTACACATTGGCGAATGCTCCAAATTGTCGGCTTTGCCGCAAGGGTTGCATTGCCTTACTGAGTTGAGAGGATTGACGATTTCAGGGTGTCCTGAATTGAGCAAAAGCTGCAAAAGGCAATTAAAAG